CAAAGAAGGTTCAGGTACTTTTATCGCTTTTAGTTCGTTATCGCTCATAGCACTCCATCTATAATTTGGTAACTACAAAAATACACTATTTTTTGAAAACTTACCATCAATAAAGAAAAGATTATTTTGAACATATCTTTAAGTTTGTTACATTTGGAATCAAAATATGAAAATTATGAAAAAGAATGATTGGAAAGACCGTTTGAACATTGTCTATTCAACCAACCCTGACTTCAATTATGAAGAAGATAACGACGAAGAAAAGGCGACTATAGATCCTGCAAAGCAAAACCTCAGAGTTTCGATTGATAAGAAAAACAGAGGTGGAAAAGTAGTAACATTAATTACCGGATTTATTGGCACAGAAGAAGACCTGAAAGAACTGGGTAAATTTCTGAAAACAAAATGCGGAGTGGGTGGTGCGGCCAAAGATGGTGAAATTATCATTCAGGGAGATTTCAAGCTCAAAATTATTGAGCTATTGAAGAAGGAAGGATATACCAAGACAAAACCTGTTGGATAGGCAATTACATCTATTGATAAATAAAAGATGTTCAGAAAATGGGGAATGCTTAATAATAGCATTCCCCATTCTGTTTTATTGAGAACATCTCCTGTATAAAATCCTGCAATAAAAAAAGCGGCTGAACAGTTAAATCCATTCAGCCGCCATATAGTTTTCTAAAATCTTCTTATTAGTCTGCGTTCAAAGTGAAACGTTTGAAGTTAAGCACTGTCAGATCTTTGTTTACGCTCTTCAGATACTGAGCAACAGTAACCTTAGGATCTTTCACGTATTCCTGTTCCAACAAGCAAACTTCTTTGTAGAACTTAGCAATACGACCTTGAGCGATACGTTCGATCAGGTTTTCAGGTTTACCTTCTTCACGTGCTTTGTCAGCTGCGATTTCTTTTTCACGAGCCAGAATGTCAGCAGGAACACCTTCTTCGTTTACTGCGATAGGGTTCATTGCAGCTATCTGCATTGCAACTTCGTGAGCAACTTGTGCATCAACGCCAGCAATATTGAAAGAAACTGCAGTAGCCAAACGGTTTCCCGGGTGAATATAGATTGCAGTAGAAGAACCTTCTACAACACCGTATCCATCCAATTCCATTTTTTCTCCAGTAATACCGCTTCTGTCAGTAACAGCATCAGCAACTGTTCCTTTACCAAGAGGAAGAGCTTTTACTTCGTCAAGAGAAGCACATTTATTTGCGATAGCAAGATCAAGGATTTCGTTAGTCAAAGCAACGAAATCTGCATTCTTTGCAACGAAGTCTGTTTCACATTTCAATGCGATAACTGCAGCAAATTCGCCTGCAGCTTTTGCTATTACACAACCTTCTGAAGCTTCACGATCAGAACGTTTTGCAGCAACAGCCTGTCCTTTTTTACGAATAATTTCAATTGCCTTGTCAAAATCGCCTTCTGCTTCTGTTAAAGCATTCTTGCAATCCATCATACCGGCACCTGTCATTTTACGCAGGTGGGTAATATCTGCCATTGTTACAGCCATAGTCTTTTATGTATTAATTGATCTAGTTATTAAGCTTCTTCATCATCTTTCAAGAAAGCAGCAGCTTTAGCAGCATTGATTGCTTCCTCATCGTTTTTGTCCAATCGTGCTTTAGCAGCCGATTTTCTCTTTCCCTTGTTTGCAGGAGCTTCACCAGCCGCTTCCATATCAATCTTTTCAGCTTTTCTTTCTTCGAGACCTTCGCTCATTGCAGTGCAGCAAGCTTCCAGGATCACTTCGATAGATTTTGTAGCGTCATCATTTGCAGGGATCACGAAATCGATGTTTGAAGGATCAGAGTTTGTATCAACGATAGCAAATACTGGAATACCTAAACGATTAGCTTCACGAACTGCAATATTTTCCTTCATTACATCTACAACAAACAGTGCAGAAGGAAGACGAGTCAAGTCGGCGATTGAACCTAAGTTCTTGTCCAACTTAGCACGTTGACGAGAAATTTGAAGAACTTCTCTTTTAGAAAGGTTTGAATATGTACCATCGTTAGTCAATTTGTCGATAGTAGCCATCTTCTTTACAGCCTTACGGATAGTTGGGAAGTTAGTCAACATACCACCTGGCCAGCGCTCGATTACATAAGGCATATTAACAGAAGCTGCTTTTTCAGCAACCACCTGTTTTGCTTGTTTTTTAGTAGCAACAAAAAGTACTTTCTTTCCTGATTTAGCAATTTGCTTCAAAGCTTCAGCAGCTTCTTCAACTTTTGCAACAGTTTTGTGGAGATCGATAATGTGGATACCATTACGTTCCATGAAAATATAAGGAGCCATAGCAGGGTTCCACTTTCTTCTTAAGTGTCCGAAGTGACAACCGGCTTCTAATAAATTATCAAAATTTGTTCTTGACATTTTTTTAATTTTTAATCGTTTACTTTCTTTTTTGTTTTATAACCAACCGTCGGGTAGCCTGCCTAAGAGTCCCGATAGTTTAGATACTAAACGCTTACTCCTGAAAATTATCCAGCAAGTATTAACGTTTACTGAACTGGAATCTTCTACGAGCTTTTGGTTGACCCGGTTTCTTACGTTCAACAGAACGTGGATCGCGTGTCATGAAGCCTTCAGAACGAAGAGCCTTCTTATCTTCAGGGTTGATTTTCACAAGAGCACGAGCAATTGCTAAACGCAGAGCTTGTGATTGTCCTGTGAAACCACCACCGTACAAATTAACCTTGATGTCATACTTCTCAGCTGCACCTAATTTGTTCAATGGTTGTTTTACAACATATTGAAGAATGGTTGATGGAAAGTACTTTGCAAGGTCTCTCTTGTTAATAGTAATCTTTCCGGTACCTTCGCTTACGAATACGCGAGCAATTGCGCGTTTACGTCTGCCTAATGCATTTACTACTTCCATTATTTATTATTTAAGTAAGTTAATATCAATTGACTTAGGGTTCTGTGCAGCATGTTTGTGTTCGCTTCCTGCGTAAACGTACATGTTACCTAAAAGCTTTGCACCTAATTTATTTTTAGGAAGCATACCCTTTACTACTTTTCTCAATAACTTGTCTTCACCATTAGGTCTTGCGATCAAACGGGCAGGAGTTATTTCTCTCTGACCACCAGGGTAGCCTGTATATGACAAATAAACTCTGTCATTCCATTTGTTTCCTGTCAACTTCACCTTGTCGGCATTGATAATAATTACATTGTCACCACAGTCTACGTGAGGAGTGAAGTTTGGTTTGTACTTACCTCTCAACAGTTTGGCAACTTTTGCACCTAAGCGTCCCAACACCTGGTCTGTCGCATCAACTACGACCCATTCCTTTGTTGCGGTTGCTTTGTTTGCAGAAATGGTCTTATAACTTAAAGTATCCACTGCTTAATTGTTTTTAAATTGTTAACTACTAATAAACATAAATATTCATGCTGATTACAGGCTCCCCGGACAAAGGAACCTTAATTAGCTATGAATTAATCTCTTATCCTTTTAGATAATAATCGGCTTGCAAAAGTACTGCTTTTCTTTGAAACGGCAAACTATTTCACTTATTTTTTCTTTTTAACGACTTTGAGCTAAAAGCTTATAAAGGAATATATTATGAAACAAGCTAATAGACAACACCCAGTACAACAAGTTTCAATAAGTTATACATCGAAGTCCAATATATTAAAGCAAGCTTCTCAATAATCTCTCTTACTCAACGAAGTTGTATATTTTTAACAACAAATCAGAAAATCAAGTTCTTTAGTAGCACTCCTCTAAAAACAGATAAAGGATGGCGCAAATTATGAAAAGCGCCATCCTTTATTATTGCAACAAAGAAAAAATCTCGTTAAAACTCTGCATTGCGAGGTGTTCTCGGGAAAGGAATCACGTCGCGGATATTGGTCATTCCGGTTACAAAGAGCAACAAACGCTCAAATCCTAGTCCAAAACCTGAGTGAGGAGCAGTACCGAAGCGTCGGGTATCGAGGTACCACCAGATATCTTTGGTTGGCACTCCCATCTCTTCAGCCCTTTTCGACAATTTATCATAATCTTCCTCGCGCTGTGATCCACCTATAATCTCTCCAATTTTCGGGAATAATACATCCATCGCACGAACAGTCTTGCCATCATCGTTCTGTTTCATATAGAACGATTTTATCTCTTTCGGATAATCAGTTAAAATTACCGGGCGTTTAAAATGATCCTCAACCAAATAGCGTTCGTGCTCAGAAGCGAGGTCTGCACCCCAATATATCGGGAATTCAAATTTATGACCGTTAGCAACAGCCTCTTCAAGAATTCTGATACCATCGGTATAAGGCAGGCGCACAAATTCATGTTCAAGAACAAATTCCAGGCGTGAAACTAGTTCTTTATCAAACATATTGTTCAGGAATTGAATATCTTCCATGCAGTTATCCAATGCCCATTTCACACAATATTTAATAAAGTCTTCCGCCAACTGCATATTTTCTTCAATTTCATTGAAGGCAACTTCTGGTTCAATCATCCAGAATTCGGCCAAGTGACGGGGAGTATTTGAATTTTCTGCACGGAAAGTAGGACCAAAGGTATAAATTGACCCCATGGACATTGCAGCAAGTTCTCCTTCCAGCTGCCCTGACACAGTCAAACTAGCTTGTTTTCCGAAGAAATCGTTATCGTAATTGATAGACCCATCTTCATTTTTCTTCAAATCATACAGATTCATCGTAGTTACCTGGAACATCTGTCCAGCACCTTCACAATCGGATGCAGTGATAATCGGCGTATGAAAATAGAAAAAACCACGTTCATGGAAGAATTTATGAATTGCAATAGCCATATTATGGCGAATTCTGAACACCGCACCAAACGTATTTGTACGTGGACGAAGGTGTGCAATTTCACGAAGAAACTCCATAGAATGTCCCTTTTTCTGCAAAGGATAAGTGTTTGGATCGGCAGTACCAAGTATTTCAATTTCATTTGCGTGAAGCTCAGCTGCCTGCCCTTGTCCCATCGACTCCACAAGCTCTCCGTTTACACTGATACAAGCTCCTGTAGTGATCGGTTTCAGGAATTCTTCTCCAAATTTATTTATATCAATTACAATCTGAATATTATTGATGGTAGAACCGTCGTTTAAGGCGATAAAGTTTACTTGTTTACTGCCCCGGCGAGTTCTGACCCATCCCTTCACGTTGACAATTTTCCCGAAGCAATCCATCTTCAGGACATCAACAACTCTTGTTCTACTAATCTTTTCCATAAAATCTTTACTATATTATTATATAAGTCAGGGGCATATTTGCATACACCCCTCTCTTTTACTATTATTCAAAAGCACCCATGCGAAGCATATTCACTTCCTGTTCAGTAAGATATCTCCATTCGCCACGACGAAGTCCTTTTTTGGTAAGACCGGCAAAGAATACGCGGTCCAGTTTTATAACTTTATATCCTAGTGATTCGAATATACGGCGAACAATACGATTCTTTCCTGAGTGAATTTCAATTCCCACTTGGTCCTTATCGTTTTCTGTTGCATAGCTAATTGCATCAGCATGGATCTCACCGTCATCAAGTGTAACACCAGCGGCAATCTGCTCCATATCATGTTTAGTTACATTTTTATCCAGATAAACATGATAAATTTTCTTCTTTAAATACTGAGGATGAGTTAGTTTAGATGCCAAATCGCCATCGTTTGTAAGCAGCAGCACACCGGTAGTGTTACGGTCAAGGCGACCAACCGGATAAATTCTCTCTGTGCAGGCTCCTTTCACTAAATCCATCACTGTTAGTCTTGCCTGAGGATCATCAGATGTTGTCACACAATCTTTTGGTTTGTTAAGCAAAACATAAACCTTACCCTCAATGCTCACAGTTTGATCATGGAATTTAACCACATCGCTGCGCTTCACTTTGGTTCCAAGTTCAGTTACTACTTCTCCATTTACAGACACAACTCCGGCTGAGATAAACTCATCAGCTTCACGACGAGAACAAACTCCAGCATTAGCCAGGTATTTGTTAAGTCGAATTGGTTCGTTCGGATCTGTAAATTGTTCTTTATATTGAATCCGTTTCTTTTCGCTGTACTTAGCGTTCGGATCATAATCATCTGTTCTTCTACGGATTGGACGGGCAAAAGATTGCGATCTGCCTTCACCTGTGGAGAATCTTGGACGACGTGGCCTGTCATCTCCCTCTCTTTGGATAGATGGGCCTCCGTAATTGCTGTCTGGTCGACGGAATCTAGGACGATTTCCGTTTTCACCCTCCTGATTTTCATTTCTTCTCCAGGGCTTATCTTCGCGATTGAATGACGGACGATAAGGTCTGTCACCTCCTTCGCGGTTAAAGCGTGGTCTATCACCACCCTCACGATTGAAAGAAGGACGTGGACGATCACCACCTTCGCGATTGAAGGAAGGGCGTGGTCTATCACCACCTTCACGATTATAGCGTGGACGGTCGCCACCTTCACGATTAAAAGAAGGACGCGGTCTGTCACCACCCTCACGATTGAAAGAAGGACGTGGTCTATCACCCCCCTCACGATTGAAACGTGGCCTGTCACCGCCTTCACGATTGAAGCGTGAACGATCACCACCTTCACGGTTAAAAGAAGGACGTGGTCTGTCACCACCTTCACGGTTGAAACGTGGGCGATCTCCCCCTTCACGGTTAAATCTACTGTTAAAAGAAGGTCTACTGTCATCACGACGGCCAAAGCCCTCTCTGTTAAATGACTTATTACCATCACGGCTGGCGCTTCTATCATCATTGTTAGAATCTCGCCAATTTTCTCTGTCTGTGCTCATTTTTATTCGAATAAAATTAGAACTTATGGCCTCGCGGCCTTTTTTTTAAATAACTCTCAATATAAATTAAACTCCTGTATAACTATGAGGTGTTATACGTCTTAACTCTTTCTTAATCTCTTCGCTCACATCAAGCCCCTCGATAAAATCTTTAATTGAAGATTCAGTGATAGCCTGATTGGTTCTCGTCAGAGCTTTAAGCGCTTCATACGGATTTGGATATGCTTCTCTGCGAAGAATGGTCTGAATAGCCTCAGCCACTACACTCCAGCAGTTATCCAAATCATTATATATAGCTGTTTCATTCAGGATTAACTTACGCAATCCCTTCAATGAACTCTGAATTGCAATTATAATATGCCCAAATGGAACGCCTACATTACGGAGCACCGTTGAATCAGTCAAATCGCGTTGTAGACGGGAAACCGGCAACTTAGAAGATAAATGATCAAGAATGGCAGTTGCAATTCCAAGATTTCCTTCTGCATTTTCAAAATCAATCGGGTTTACCTTGTGAGGCATTGCACTTGATCCAACTTCGCCGGCTTTAATTTTCTGCTTGAAATATTCCATAGAGATATACATCCAGAAGTCACGGTTCATATCAATCATAATTGTATTGATACGTTTCATCGCGTCAAAAATAGCCGATAAGTTATCGTAGTTTGAAATCTGGGTTGTATATTCTTCACGCTCCAATCCCAACTTTTCTGAAACAAAGCTATTTCCAAAAGCTTTCCAGTCAATAGACGGATAAGCCACATGATGCGCATTGTAATTGCCGGTTGCTCCACCAAATTTAGCTGTTACTGGACATGCTTTCAATACAGCCAACTGACGTTCCAGACGATAAGCAAACACCATAACCTCCTTACCCAAACGGGTTGGCGAAGCAGGTTGTCCATGAGTTTTCGCAAGCATGGAAACTTCCGACCAGTCGTCAGCATATTGCTTCAATTGTGCTATCAACTCTTCCACTAATGGATAATATGCATTTTGCAATGCTTCTTTTACTGATAATGGAACAGATGTGTTGTTAATGTCCTGCGAAGTCAATCCGAAATGTATAAACTCTTTATACTCATCCAGACCACCCAGTTTGTCAAACTCCTCTTTCAAGAAGTATTCAACAGCCTTCACATCGTGATTTGTAACACCTTCAATATCTTTAATTCGTTGTGCATCAGTCTCAGAAAAATTACGATAGATATTTCTCAAAGATTCAAATACTTCGGTACCAACACCTTTCAATTGCGGTAACGGCAGTTCACACAAGGTGATAAAATACTCCACCTCTACCTGCACACGATATTTAATCAATGCAAATTCAGAAAAGTAAGAAGCCAAAGCTTCAGCTTTGCCCCTATATCGGCCATCAATCGGTGAGATCGCCGTAAGTAAATCAAGTTTCATAGTGTAATGATAATTATCAGGTTGCAAAATTAACTCTTTTATTTGAATAGGGAGATATGGTTTTGAAAAAAAAATTGTATTAAAGAGGTAAAGAAATAAAAAAAGCCCTGCAAGAAACACTTGCAAGGCTTGATAAGTGGGCGTTGACGGATTCGAACCGCCGACCCTCTGCTTGTAAGGCAGATGCTCTGAACCAGCTGAGCTAAACGCCCGTTTGATCAACGAAAGTCTCTGGGTTTTGAAGTGGGCGTTGACGGATTCGAACCGCCGACCCTCTGCTTGTAAGGCAGATGCTCTGAACCAGCTGAGCTAAACGCCCGAGACACTTTCGTTTTCAAAAGCGATGCAAAGATATGGCTTTTCCTGAAACCTGCAAAACTTTTAGCACTTATTTTTCTAATTATTTTTTGCAAAAACAGACAATCACCTGTTCTTCAGCAATAAATGAACCAAAGTTTTTTTAACCCATTTTAGACATCCAGAACCTTCCATCCTGTTTTATTTCCTCCAACCATAATTTATAGTCTTCGATTATCCAATAATTCGGATTATATGTATCAGTAAGTAACAATGGTGTTTTGCTGATTACATTAACTTGATGCAGACAAATCATTTTCTGTCTAAAGAATAAAATCATTGCAACCTTTTTCCTGTTCATTCCGTCTAAAGAAATGTAGCGCTTACAAAGTAATCTGATTTCTATTAATTACAAATGATTTTACTGAAATGAAAAAGATATATTGTTTATTAGTTGCAATAATTGTTTGCCAGGCTTTATCAGCCCAGTCATTACAAATTAAAGGGCGAATTATGTCAGCAGCTCTCGAACCAATTGAGTTCGCAAATGTAATTCTAAAAAAAAGCGACTCTAGCTTTGTCACTGGAGGAATGACCGACATTAAAGGAAAATTCAGCATGGAGAATCTTAAATCAGGTGTTTATAGTCTTCAAATTTCAAGCCTTGGATTTAAAACAAAAAATCTTCCAATAGCCGATTTTACTAAAGATATTGATTTAGGTAACATTAAAATAGACTCAGCAGCAGTAGCACTTAATGAAGTGGTGGTAAGCGCCGCCAATGTTATTAACAAAAATGACAGAAAAATTATCCTTCCCTCTTCGGCCCAGATGAAAGCTTCAAGCAACGGATTCAATCTTTTGCAGCAGTTACAGCTTAAGCGTATTCAGGTGGATGTAGTAAGAAATACCATTAGTGCGTCGGGAGGAGGAGAAGTTCAGCTCCGGATTAATGGAGTAAAAGCCAGTGTCCAGGAGGTGATAGCATTGCGTCCTGAAGATATTCTTCGCATTGAGCATCACGAAGATCCGGGATTACGTTATGAAAACGCCGAAGCTGTAATCAATTATATTACTCGTCGACACGAGAGCGGAGGTTTTATTTCCTTCGATTTGAATAACTCTCCCCATACTTTCTTCAGCAACAACAGCTTTAATGCTAAAGTCAATCACAAAAAATCAGAACTGGATTTATTCTATTACGGAGGCATCAGAGACAGATTTCATATGTGGAGAGAAAACTCCGAGACCTTTAATTACCCTGAAGAAAAGAGCTTTACACGTTTAGAAGACGGAATTTCAGATCTTTTTTCCACGAACTGGCACTACATGCACCTGAATTATAATTATCAGGAACCAAACAAATGGTTCTTCAATGCCACGGTTCGAGGCAATCTTCACAATAACCCTAAAGCTAATTTTCAAAGTTTGCTTTATCCGGCAGGAAATAAAGAGCAAGGAGTACACATGACCGATAAATCATCAAGCTGGGAACACGCGCCATCACTTGATCTCTATTTCCAACGTAACCTCAAAAATCAACAATCAATTATACTGAACGTAGTAGGAACTTATATAGATACAAACTCCAAAAGATCTTATCAGGAAGTAAAAAGCAATGAAACTCTGACCAACTTCTTTACGAACGTGGATGGAAACAAATATTCACTCATTGGCGAGGGTATTTACGAAAAGGAGTTTAAAGCCGGAAAATTAAGCGCAGGGATAAAACACACCCAAAGTTTCACTAATAATGACTATTTTTCGGATAGCAGAATAACGAAAACTGAGATGAAACAAGCTGATACATATATATACACTGAATTTCAGGGGAAAATGGAGAAGTTTAATTATTCTTTCGGGATAGGCGGTTCACGGTCATGGTTCAGTCAGGCTGGCGATGGATACCAACGATACACATTCCGACCTACCTTAAGCCTAAAATACAATTTCAGTGATAACTCTTTTCTTCGTTACCGAGGAAACATATACAGTAACCCGCCTTCATTATCTGAATTAAGTGATGTGACACAGGCTATTGATTCATTACAAGTTCGCAGAGGGAACAGCAATCTGAAACCATATACAGCTTATACCAATTCGCTGACTTACGATTTCCGCAAAGGGATATTCAGTGGGAGTTTAATGGCCGCACATTGGTATTACACCAAACCCATTATGGAAGAAACACGGTTTGTAGATAATATGTTTGTCCGTACCAAAGACAATCAAAAAAGTTGGCAAAAACTGAACACGGAGGCAGAGCTCACAATCAGTCCGATTAAGGACCATCTTTCCGTGAAGTTGGTAACCGGAGTCAACTACTTTGATAGTAAGGGAAACAACTATCACCATAGTTATACAAATTGGTATTATAGAGTAGAGGCGAATGCTTCTTACAAAAACTGGTCAGCTTTCTTCCAGGCGCAGAATCACGAAAACGATTTTTATGGAGAGACTCTAAATTATGGTGAAAACTTCCACATTGTTGGTTTGATGTACAAGCACAAGCAATTATGCATTGGAACATATATGCTTGACCCATTTGTAAACGATTACAAAGTTGGAGGTGAAAACAGAAACGCTTTAGCTCCTTCCAAAAACTGGAAATATATTAAGGAAAGTTCGCAATTGTTTGTGCTTAAGATATCCTACAATTTCAGCTTCGGTCGAAAATATCAATCGGCACAAAAGAAATTAAATAACCAGGATACTGACTCTGGTGTAATGAGTGGAAGTAAATAATAGTTTTCAGAAGCCGGATATAATGAATTCCCGGCATAAAAAAGGGCGTTGAGATAACGCCTTTTTTTATTTTATCCTTCACTAGATCGTTTATTTTAGATAATTTAATAAAATATTTAGTTGCTGATGCAATTTTTGGTTTTAAATTGCGACTAATAACTATAAACTCTGAAAAAATAAAAAATTTCATCATCAGAAACCAATCTTTATTATGCAACATATAAAAAAGAAAGGTTGCATAATACTAATGAAACTTCAAAGGAGCCGTTATGGCTCTTATAAGTTAGGGTTAGGTAAAACGGGATGTTGTGATAACATTCCGTTTTTTAATTATAATCCATAGTGAAATTAGACAATACAGATTCCCAAGTTTTTATTTTTCTTTTTAATGATCTCAATTCTTTGCCTAAATTTCATAAAGTATCATCATAAGTAATATGTATGCTTTTATATGCTTATTTTATGAATTTTGTAGTGCTGCATAATAGATAAAAAAATCAGGATAAAGAAAAATCCAATCAAGGTCTCTCCAAAAAGCATCATTTTAACACCTCCATAATCATGTAGCCATCCGTCAATGGCCGTCATATATGCAAGCGGAATATTACCAATTGAAGACAGTAATGCATATTTGGTAGCAGCAAGTCCATGACCAATAGCATGTAAAATAATTGTGGAGTATGCTGCACAGTTTACACCACACATAAAGCCATAAGTCAAAACCCCTATTATGTATGAAGACTGAACGAAGTCAGATATACCCATTAAAAGCGTTATTACAGCCAAAGAAGCACCAGAACCAAAATAAGCACTCCATCGGCCATACTTATCAGAAATATAACCTCCAAACAGTCCCCCCAATCCGCTGGCAATTCCAAACATTGTTCCGGAGATAAGCGCTACCAGATCAGGATTCACAGACCAATCCTTTGCTACTGAGGACCAAAGAAATTGAGCTGCTCCTACACCTATTGGGGTAAAGATTATTATGGAAGAAAACAAAGAAACAGGAGAATGAACAAGTTCCTTAATATCAACACCAATAAGCTTTATTCTTTCTAGTATCTTTTTATCCGATACCGCGTTTACAGATGGTACATAATAAAGAGCAAAAGTACAAAAGAGTATTGCCAAAACAAGTACAATAATAGCCACCTGATACGAAAAATGATTAGAAAGCCATAAACCGGCCCCACCACCAATTCCAACTCCTGCTAAATTAGCAGCCTGAGAGCAACCTGAAGCCATACCCTTCCGTTCTTTTTTCACGGTTTTTGCCATAAATCCACCTACAGGCGACACAATAAACGTAGATGCTGTTGATGATACAAAAGCAAGAACCATTATTATTGCTTTACAACTCAGAGTAAGAGGGACAAAACAAAATAATAATAAAGTAAAAGAACTTGAAGTAATTCCGATGATATACCATTTATGCAAAGTTAAAGATAAATCAGTCATTGGCCCCCAAAGAAAACGCCACACATTCGAAAATACAGCCAAGGCCGTAACAACAGCTGCTGTTGAAACTGTAAATCCATTTTTCACTAGCAAGAATGGCAAAGTTACACCTGTAAAACCACCACTAATTCCATATGGCAAAACAAGAATCAAATAGATAAATGGGCTTGAATACTCTCGTTGGATTGACATATTACTTCAAGATTTATAAGAAGCGGAGGTTTACTTATAAGCATTAGTCTATTACAGCTTTTCCGATGTAACAACCCAAATCACATTGTGCACTAAAAGTGTTATTTACTACAAATTATTCCATTATAAAACAATAATAAACTATATAAAGTTGCAAAAAAGGGATAT
The Bacteroides sedimenti genome window above contains:
- a CDS encoding TonB-dependent receptor, with product MKKIYCLLVAIIVCQALSAQSLQIKGRIMSAALEPIEFANVILKKSDSSFVTGGMTDIKGKFSMENLKSGVYSLQISSLGFKTKNLPIADFTKDIDLGNIKIDSAAVALNEVVVSAANVINKNDRKIILPSSAQMKASSNGFNLLQQLQLKRIQVDVVRNTISASGGGEVQLRINGVKASVQEVIALRPEDILRIEHHEDPGLRYENAEAVINYITRRHESGGFISFDLNNSPHTFFSNNSFNAKVNHKKSELDLFYYGGIRDRFHMWRENSETFNYPEEKSFTRLEDGISDLFSTNWHYMHLNYNYQEPNKWFFNATVRGNLHNNPKANFQSLLYPAGNKEQGVHMTDKSSSWEHAPSLDLYFQRNLKNQQSIILNVVGTYIDTNSKRSYQEVKSNETLTNFFTNVDGNKYSLIGEGIYEKEFKAGKLSAGIKHTQSFTNNDYFSDSRITKTEMKQADTYIYTEFQGKMEKFNYSFGIGGSRSWFSQAGDGYQRYTFRPTLSLKYNFSDNSFLRYRGNIYSNPPSLSELSDVTQAIDSLQVRRGNSNLKPYTAYTNSLTYDFRKGIFSGSLMAAHWYYTKPIMEETRFVDNMFVRTKDNQKSWQKLNTEAELTISPIKDHLSVKLVTGVNYFDSKGNNYHHSYTNWYYRVEANASYKNWSAFFQAQNHENDFYGETLNYGENFHIVGLMYKHKQLCIGTYMLDPFVNDYKVGGENRNALAPSKNWKYIKESSQLFVLKISYNFSFGRKYQSAQKKLNNQDTDSGVMSGSK
- a CDS encoding MFS transporter; this translates as MSIQREYSSPFIYLILVLPYGISGGFTGVTLPFLLVKNGFTVSTAAVVTALAVFSNVWRFLWGPMTDLSLTLHKWYIIGITSSSFTLLLFCFVPLTLSCKAIIMVLAFVSSTASTFIVSPVGGFMAKTVKKERKGMASGCSQAANLAGVGIGGGAGLWLSNHFSYQVAIIVLVLAILFCTFALYYVPSVNAVSDKKILERIKLIGVDIKELVHSPVSLFSSIIIFTPIGVGAAQFLWSSVAKDWSVNPDLVALISGTMFGIASGLGGLFGGYISDKYGRWSAYFGSGASLAVITLLMGISDFVQSSYIIGVLTYGFMCGVNCAAYSTIILHAIGHGLAATKYALLSSIGNIPLAYMTAIDGWLHDYGGVKMMLFGETLIGFFFILIFLSIMQHYKIHKISI